The Flammeovirgaceae bacterium genome contains a region encoding:
- the smc gene encoding chromosome segregation protein SMC, which produces MQLAKLEIKGFKSFADKVVINFDEGITGVVGPNGSGKSNIVDAIRWVLGEQKTSALRSEKMENVIFNGTSGRSAQQMAEVSLTINNTKNILPTEYSQITITRRLYRSGESEYLLNGVLCRLKDITNLFLDTGVASNTYAIIELGMVDDLLNDKDNSRRMLFEEAAGISKFKKRKKETLKKLEDTDADLERVEDLLYEIEKNMKSLEKQAKQTENYYKIKDEYKQKSITLARVVVARQKEKFISLSQRIQQENDRKIALNASVAEMEATIESAKADLVGKEKTLSARQKAINDFVAKIRQYESDKQIKNERLKYLNDRAATLREQIDQDRKSNERARFSIQSLENERDAALQTLTEIEQRLNQLRAEYEEQRKLTGTQQGQVDLQRQALRQKQEESFQTNKAVEIREIQVATFRQELDRTATDTSQQSASLVEFEKKLVVLHEEIQKKNAELEQLRKEEADNIERIASMEKTIEVIRDEMTATSRKLDSKQNEYNLTKSLVENLEGFPEAIKFLKKKITKHAPLLSDVLTCPEDYRVAIENYLESYLNYYIVEHEAEAYEAINILSDASKGKANFFILDAFEKFEPTPTRIYDNAYPATQVIEFDPKYRKLMAYILDKVYVYEGDIKGIPADDDNTFITKSGKLTKKRFSISGGSVGLFEGKKIGRAKNLEKLDKEIKELSAKLGEIRDNLVQRQTDLERLRQTTIRQQLDELQHTIRQVNEEYVSVRTKREQFSEFLSNADLRREDILEKVDVLLNELDELKPKAHLLQHAVAEQENQIAQLTELLAQENEYLTQKSAALNEQNIHYHQQQNRVASIEQEIRFKHEAMEQSTLRIELNLEELKKNEEEARSIVESTQSHDTELISMYAQKEIMEKELNEAEKQYYQSRGDIDQTEKELREVQHTRQHIDSLLMELQNQLNENKLQLNSVKERLSVEFNVDLETLGEPANEEDAHRLKEADEEKLRNEVTRIRERLDTMGPINPMAMEAYTEIKERNDFIIAQRDDLFKAKESLLNTITEIEGVASQTFMDAFNQVRDHFKRVFRSLFNEEDDCDIKLIDPNNPLESEIDIIAKPKGKRPITINQLSGGEKTLTATALLFSMYLLKPAPFCIFDEVDAPLDDANIDKFNNIIRNFSKESQFVIVTHNKRTMTATDVIYGITMVEKGVSKVVPVDLRELA; this is translated from the coding sequence ATGCAGTTAGCCAAGCTTGAGATCAAGGGCTTTAAAAGTTTTGCCGATAAAGTCGTAATCAATTTCGATGAAGGGATTACCGGTGTTGTAGGCCCAAATGGCAGCGGAAAATCCAATATTGTGGATGCCATCCGGTGGGTATTGGGTGAACAAAAGACCAGCGCCCTCCGGTCGGAAAAGATGGAAAATGTGATTTTTAACGGAACAAGCGGCCGCTCGGCCCAGCAGATGGCCGAAGTATCCTTAACCATCAACAACACCAAAAATATCCTGCCTACTGAATATTCGCAGATAACCATCACCCGCAGGCTGTACCGTTCCGGTGAAAGCGAGTACCTGCTTAACGGTGTACTCTGCCGGTTGAAAGACATTACCAATTTATTTCTCGACACAGGTGTTGCCTCCAATACCTATGCCATCATTGAACTGGGTATGGTTGATGACCTGCTTAATGATAAAGACAACTCGCGCAGGATGCTCTTTGAGGAGGCAGCCGGTATTTCAAAATTCAAAAAGCGAAAGAAAGAAACATTAAAGAAACTGGAAGATACGGATGCCGACCTGGAACGTGTGGAGGACCTTCTTTACGAGATCGAGAAAAACATGAAAAGCCTGGAGAAGCAGGCAAAACAAACCGAGAACTATTACAAAATCAAAGACGAATACAAACAAAAAAGCATCACCCTTGCCCGGGTAGTGGTTGCCAGGCAAAAAGAGAAATTTATTTCACTTAGCCAGCGTATACAGCAGGAAAACGACCGGAAAATTGCGCTCAATGCATCCGTTGCCGAAATGGAGGCCACCATCGAAAGTGCAAAGGCCGACCTGGTTGGAAAAGAAAAAACACTTTCGGCAAGGCAAAAGGCGATTAACGATTTCGTAGCCAAAATCAGGCAATACGAAAGCGACAAACAAATAAAAAATGAGCGACTGAAATACCTGAACGACCGGGCCGCTACGCTGCGTGAGCAGATTGATCAGGACAGGAAAAGTAATGAACGCGCACGCTTCAGCATACAAAGCCTGGAAAACGAACGCGATGCCGCCCTGCAAACGCTTACCGAAATTGAGCAGCGGCTCAATCAGTTGCGGGCTGAGTATGAAGAACAACGCAAATTAACCGGCACCCAGCAGGGCCAGGTTGATCTGCAGCGTCAGGCCCTTCGGCAGAAACAGGAAGAAAGTTTTCAGACAAACAAGGCCGTTGAGATACGCGAAATCCAGGTGGCCACGTTCCGGCAGGAATTAGACCGTACCGCTACCGACACCAGTCAGCAAAGCGCCAGCTTAGTAGAGTTTGAAAAGAAGCTGGTCGTATTGCACGAAGAGATTCAAAAAAAGAACGCTGAACTCGAACAACTGCGCAAAGAAGAGGCCGATAACATCGAGCGGATTGCTTCCATGGAAAAAACCATCGAGGTGATTCGCGATGAGATGACGGCCACCAGCCGGAAACTGGACTCCAAGCAGAATGAATATAACCTGACCAAATCACTGGTTGAGAACCTGGAGGGCTTCCCGGAGGCCATCAAGTTTCTGAAAAAGAAAATTACCAAGCATGCTCCGCTCCTATCAGACGTACTCACCTGCCCGGAAGATTACCGCGTGGCTATTGAGAACTACCTGGAGTCGTACCTGAATTACTATATCGTTGAGCACGAGGCCGAAGCATACGAAGCCATCAACATCCTCAGTGATGCGTCAAAAGGTAAAGCCAATTTTTTCATCCTCGATGCTTTTGAAAAATTTGAACCCACTCCTACCCGCATCTACGACAACGCCTACCCGGCAACCCAGGTAATTGAGTTTGACCCAAAGTACCGGAAACTTATGGCCTATATATTAGATAAGGTATATGTGTATGAGGGTGACATAAAAGGCATTCCGGCTGATGATGACAATACCTTCATTACCAAGAGCGGTAAGCTCACTAAAAAGCGTTTCAGTATTTCCGGTGGATCGGTAGGGTTATTTGAAGGTAAGAAAATCGGGCGGGCAAAGAACCTGGAAAAACTGGACAAGGAAATTAAAGAACTTTCTGCTAAACTGGGTGAAATACGCGATAACCTGGTACAGCGCCAAACCGATCTGGAACGGTTGCGCCAAACTACCATCCGCCAGCAGCTTGATGAATTGCAACATACTATCAGGCAGGTAAATGAAGAATACGTATCAGTACGAACCAAACGAGAGCAGTTTTCTGAATTCCTGAGCAACGCTGATTTGCGGAGAGAAGACATATTGGAAAAGGTGGATGTATTGTTGAATGAACTGGATGAACTAAAGCCGAAAGCCCACTTGCTTCAGCATGCGGTAGCCGAACAGGAAAACCAGATTGCCCAACTTACCGAACTGCTCGCACAGGAGAACGAATACCTTACCCAGAAATCGGCTGCGCTGAATGAACAAAACATCCATTACCACCAGCAGCAAAACCGGGTAGCCAGCATCGAACAGGAAATCCGCTTTAAGCATGAGGCCATGGAGCAAAGCACCCTGAGGATTGAACTGAACCTGGAGGAATTAAAGAAAAACGAAGAAGAAGCGCGTTCGATTGTTGAGTCAACACAAAGTCACGATACCGAACTTATTTCCATGTACGCGCAAAAAGAAATCATGGAAAAGGAACTGAACGAGGCTGAGAAACAATATTACCAGTCGCGCGGTGACATTGACCAGACAGAAAAAGAATTACGCGAAGTACAGCACACCCGGCAGCACATCGACAGCCTGCTGATGGAGTTGCAAAACCAATTAAATGAAAATAAACTGCAGCTTAATTCGGTTAAAGAAAGGCTTTCGGTTGAATTTAATGTTGACCTTGAAACACTCGGAGAACCGGCTAATGAAGAAGATGCACACCGCCTGAAAGAAGCGGATGAAGAAAAACTACGCAACGAAGTAACCCGCATACGCGAGCGGCTGGACACCATGGGGCCCATTAACCCCATGGCCATGGAAGCCTATACTGAAATTAAAGAGCGCAACGATTTCATTATCGCCCAGCGCGATGACCTGTTTAAAGCCAAGGAATCGCTGCTGAATACTATAACCGAAATTGAAGGAGTGGCCAGCCAAACTTTTATGGATGCCTTTAACCAGGTGCGCGATCATTTTAAACGCGTATTCCGATCGCTGTTTAACGAAGAAGACGACTGCGATATTAAACTGATTGATCCCAACAATCCGCTGGAATCCGAAATTGATATCATCGCCAAGCCCAAAGGCAAACGGCCAATCACCATCAACCAGCTTTCGGGCGGAGAGAAAACACTAACCGCCACGGCCCTGCTGTTTTCGATGTACCTGCTCAAACCGGCACCCTTCTGTATTTTTGATGAGGTGGATGCCCCACTGGATGATGCCAACATCGACAAGTTCAATAATATAATCCGCAATTTCAGCAAGGAAAGCCAGTTTGTAATTGTAACACACAACAAGCGAACCATGACGGCTACCGATGTGATCTACGGGATAACGATGGTCGAAAAGGGCGTTTCGAAAGTTGTGCCCGTTGATTTGCGTGAACTGGCCTGA
- a CDS encoding gliding motility-associated C-terminal domain-containing protein, which translates to MTRPLLFKLSLSLLFAFTASLLYAQPVFTIQNKKDACDGLDNGSFEILVSSANPPPLRAFIFGPPDQGPHNLTVGVPFPITGLQGTVGGKTYLVIVQDADGSSVQFVTIFSVSPDLSASLASSTNNGSCSTPNGSIDITVSGGTGSYSYQWTGPSGFVDPGTQDLSGLVGGSYSVLVSDNGTNCTRSVGPIVITDPSPIVQNVTTPSPQVVCAGDDATIALAATQAAPVTYQILVNGSPIGAPQTNPAAPGPFVLTAASGTFSNGDVLTVQAVDGLCSPVLMNGSVTVNIQTLSVSSVVTPNSRCTAPFNGAVNLTVTGAIGPLSFSWTGPGGPYATEDLTAIEHGAYTVTVTDLTTGCQTVAVVNVPDARPTLSLSSVVTDNSRCVAPFNGAINLTVSGSAGPFTFAWTGPGGPYTTEDLSNIQDGSYSVTVTDVPSGCTAVANINVGNTAPTLTLTSVVTDNSRCVAPFNGAINLTVSGSAGPFTFAWTGPGGPYTTEDLSNLQDGSYSVTVTDVPSGCTAVANINVGNTAPTLTLTSVVTDNSRCVAPFNGAINLTVSGSAGPFTFAWTGPGGPYTTEDLSNIQDGSYSVTVTDVPSGCTAVANITVGNTAPTLTLTSVVTDNSRCVAPFNGAINLTVSGSAGPFTFAWTGPSGFSSSSEDINSLQPGTYSVDVTDNPSGCTASAVIVVNDISVTPFISSSTVVDNDRCNAPFNGAILITVSPPGAYSYSWTGPSGFTSTAEDITSLESGLYQVTATNIVSGCFVVQSFTVNNNAPVLTVTANAISDNSSCTAPFNGAILITVTPAGPYTFSWTGPFGFTSSLEDISGLREGDYTVTATNTALSCSVVATFTVGDNTPTISITSQTIVDNGNCIAPFNGSISITAGGTVGPYTFDWTGPSGFTGTGSSISGLQSGDYTVTITDQTLNCQDVFVLTVGDNTPPINVTLDSSVPNTNCIAPFTGALSISVSGTPGPFAFAWSGPGGFTSTAEDITALENGDYDVTVTDTGLGCTATVTFTVADGRPVVTITGVTIVANSNCAAPFTGSITQSGGGTPGPFDYSWTGPSGFTSTLQNISGLDAGDYTVTITDQVLGCQGIFTLTVPSTAPVITLTQTVVGNTNCNAPFNGSIDITPAGTPGPFTFLWSGPSGFTATTEDVINLEAGDYDVEVTDALLGCTGLFTITVPQNATTVTISLVSNTPNANCLAPFNGALDVTIGGTPGPFNINWSGPAGFTASTEDISGLRPGTYTLNVQDALLGCTASSVFTVGNIATGCGGLGCLAFTVTSAETRPSCAVQDDGQITFTIAGGTPNYIVTLTDSAGFTVAKPGTGPDFTFTNLSPGNYYYIIQDASFPSPNVCALPYSLPVQTNVIASASGFVDASCFGQPTGQATITVLSGGTAPFEYSIDAGVNWNVFTSPHLITDLPPNGTYSILVRDDASDLCPASVLVTINNLNPQILQDFSVTQATCNNNDGAITLVGAPSGGTGAPYTYLLNGIPTVPSGGIFGGLSAGSYTLSVVDNSGCQRDFPVTITFPGFISTSAVSITPPDCISNGANGSISFTIFDIGTFEFAITTDPLYVPVASDYLPTGGPFVVIPNLPNGTYFVWLRSAGSQCPTRLGPIDVVGVFTVSFTSLATDEICFGDGGTIVLNNITGASGLDYTYELVSGGVPTVSPITFLESLGPYTISGLAPGNYQIRLSQDQTVLNGCVATTAFQSFTVVGPAASLGFQATENIKESFPDQPTGSMLVVIQESMEEPYQLKVELTGPLVGGQFFLRDFQNMTRNTANLRIQEQFIALFAGTYTLTVRDGLGCERSIDVDIPVDTDIFIPNIFTPNGDGVNDSFFIRNLPEGAKLIISNRWGKEVFSSNNYPIAFDDPKLWNAEGQSDGVYFYRLQAGNQVFTGWVEIVRGIRP; encoded by the coding sequence ATGACACGACCTTTACTTTTTAAACTCTCCCTGTCTCTGCTGTTTGCCTTTACAGCATCACTACTCTACGCACAGCCAGTTTTTACCATTCAGAATAAAAAGGATGCCTGTGATGGGTTGGACAACGGTTCATTCGAGATACTGGTGTCGTCAGCTAATCCGCCACCCTTGCGGGCATTTATTTTCGGCCCGCCCGACCAGGGACCTCATAACCTGACGGTGGGAGTCCCCTTTCCAATAACGGGTTTACAGGGAACCGTTGGCGGTAAGACCTACCTTGTCATTGTACAGGATGCCGATGGCAGTTCGGTTCAATTTGTAACGATATTTTCTGTTTCCCCCGATTTATCTGCTTCACTTGCTTCAAGCACTAACAACGGTAGTTGCAGCACTCCAAATGGGTCTATTGACATCACGGTATCCGGTGGAACAGGAAGTTATTCTTACCAGTGGACAGGCCCCTCCGGTTTTGTAGATCCGGGAACACAGGATTTAAGCGGACTCGTTGGGGGAAGCTATTCGGTACTTGTTAGTGATAATGGTACAAATTGTACCCGGTCTGTCGGTCCAATCGTTATTACCGATCCTTCTCCGATTGTCCAGAATGTTACTACACCTTCACCGCAGGTTGTTTGTGCCGGTGATGATGCAACAATAGCACTTGCGGCAACCCAGGCTGCTCCGGTTACCTACCAGATTCTTGTAAACGGCTCACCCATCGGTGCACCGCAAACCAATCCTGCGGCTCCGGGACCGTTTGTTTTAACAGCAGCTTCCGGAACCTTTTCCAATGGCGATGTGCTGACCGTGCAGGCGGTCGATGGATTATGTTCCCCCGTGTTAATGAATGGCTCAGTTACTGTAAACATTCAAACGCTGTCTGTTTCCAGCGTGGTAACACCTAATTCCAGGTGCACTGCACCGTTCAACGGAGCCGTTAACCTTACCGTTACCGGTGCCATTGGCCCTTTAAGCTTTAGCTGGACAGGTCCGGGCGGGCCTTATGCAACAGAAGACTTAACCGCAATTGAACATGGAGCCTACACGGTTACTGTAACTGACCTGACAACAGGTTGCCAGACAGTTGCGGTAGTAAACGTGCCTGATGCACGGCCAACGCTATCACTTTCCAGTGTAGTTACCGACAACAGCCGGTGCGTGGCGCCCTTCAACGGGGCAATTAACCTGACGGTGTCGGGCTCGGCAGGGCCGTTTACGTTTGCGTGGACAGGCCCGGGCGGTCCGTACACGACAGAAGACTTATCGAACATCCAGGACGGCAGTTACAGTGTAACGGTAACCGATGTGCCGAGCGGATGTACAGCCGTTGCGAACATCAACGTGGGCAACACGGCACCGACCCTGACGTTAACGAGCGTAGTTACCGATAACAGCCGGTGCGTGGCGCCCTTCAACGGGGCGATTAACCTGACGGTGTCGGGCTCGGCAGGGCCGTTTACGTTTGCGTGGACAGGCCCGGGCGGACCGTACACGACAGAAGACTTATCGAACCTCCAGGACGGCAGCTACAGCGTAACCGTAACCGATGTGCCGAGCGGATGTACAGCCGTTGCGAACATCAACGTAGGCAACACGGCACCGACCCTGACGTTAACGAGCGTAGTCACCGACAACAGCCGGTGTGTTGCGCCCTTCAACGGAGCAATCAACCTGACGGTGTCGGGCTCAGCAGGACCGTTTACGTTTGCGTGGACAGGCCCGGGCGGTCCGTACACGACAGAAGACTTATCGAACATCCAGGACGGCAGCTACAGTGTAACGGTAACCGATGTGCCGAGCGGATGTACAGCCGTTGCGAACATCACCGTGGGCAACACGGCACCGACCCTGACGTTAACGAGCGTAGTCACCGACAACAGCCGGTGTGTTGCGCCCTTCAACGGGGCGATTAACCTGACGGTGTCGGGCTCGGCAGGACCATTTACGTTTGCGTGGACGGGACCCAGTGGATTTAGCTCTTCATCTGAGGATATTAATAGTCTTCAACCCGGTACATATTCAGTTGATGTTACGGATAATCCATCCGGTTGTACTGCTTCTGCCGTGATAGTTGTCAATGATATTTCAGTAACGCCATTCATCAGCAGTAGTACGGTGGTCGATAACGACCGTTGTAATGCTCCCTTTAACGGGGCAATCCTGATAACGGTGTCACCACCTGGTGCCTATTCGTACAGCTGGACGGGGCCCAGCGGATTTACTTCAACTGCCGAAGACATTACATCACTTGAGAGCGGATTATACCAGGTAACAGCTACTAACATTGTGAGTGGTTGTTTTGTCGTTCAGAGTTTCACGGTTAATAACAACGCCCCGGTTTTAACTGTAACGGCTAATGCCATCAGTGATAATTCTTCCTGTACGGCTCCGTTTAACGGTGCTATATTGATTACGGTAACGCCAGCCGGTCCTTATACATTTTCATGGACTGGTCCTTTTGGTTTTACATCTTCGTTGGAGGATATCTCTGGATTACGGGAAGGTGATTACACCGTTACAGCTACCAATACCGCTTTGAGTTGTTCGGTTGTGGCCACATTTACAGTGGGTGATAATACACCAACTATCAGCATCACCAGTCAGACAATAGTTGATAACGGGAATTGCATTGCACCCTTTAATGGTTCTATTTCAATTACAGCGGGCGGAACCGTTGGGCCATACACCTTCGATTGGACCGGTCCTTCGGGTTTTACAGGTACAGGCTCTTCAATAAGCGGATTGCAATCAGGTGATTATACAGTTACTATAACTGATCAGACGCTGAACTGCCAGGATGTTTTCGTATTAACCGTTGGCGATAACACTCCGCCAATCAATGTCACGCTTGATTCATCCGTTCCGAATACCAACTGCATTGCTCCGTTTACCGGTGCATTGAGCATCTCCGTTTCCGGTACACCGGGGCCATTTGCTTTTGCATGGAGTGGCCCGGGTGGGTTCACATCAACAGCAGAAGATATCACGGCATTGGAGAACGGTGACTATGATGTGACCGTTACCGATACCGGTTTAGGTTGTACAGCTACAGTAACATTTACTGTTGCTGATGGCCGGCCGGTTGTTACCATAACCGGGGTAACCATTGTTGCCAACTCAAATTGTGCGGCACCGTTCACTGGTTCAATAACGCAAAGCGGGGGAGGTACACCCGGCCCGTTTGATTATTCGTGGACGGGCCCGTCAGGGTTTACTTCAACGTTGCAGAATATTTCTGGTTTAGATGCCGGTGATTACACCGTAACCATAACCGACCAGGTGTTGGGTTGCCAGGGTATTTTTACACTGACTGTACCCAGCACAGCTCCGGTAATTACACTTACCCAAACAGTGGTCGGAAATACCAACTGCAATGCGCCCTTTAATGGTTCGATTGATATAACACCTGCCGGAACACCGGGGCCCTTTACATTCCTATGGTCAGGACCAAGTGGTTTTACGGCCACGACCGAAGATGTTATAAATCTGGAGGCAGGCGACTATGATGTAGAGGTTACCGATGCCTTGTTAGGATGCACAGGCTTGTTTACCATTACCGTTCCTCAGAATGCAACTACTGTAACAATCAGCTTGGTTTCAAATACACCTAACGCCAATTGCCTTGCACCATTCAATGGCGCACTGGATGTTACCATAGGTGGAACACCCGGACCATTTAATATTAACTGGTCGGGTCCTGCAGGATTCACGGCTTCAACGGAAGATATTTCAGGATTGCGTCCGGGTACTTATACACTCAATGTGCAGGATGCCCTGTTGGGCTGCACTGCATCTTCGGTGTTCACGGTTGGAAATATTGCAACCGGATGCGGGGGTCTGGGTTGCCTTGCCTTTACGGTAACCAGTGCTGAAACACGTCCTTCATGTGCTGTTCAGGATGACGGACAGATTACCTTTACCATAGCCGGTGGAACACCAAATTATATAGTTACGCTTACCGATAGTGCCGGCTTTACCGTGGCCAAGCCGGGCACTGGCCCTGATTTTACGTTCACCAATCTTTCGCCCGGTAATTATTATTACATTATTCAGGATGCTTCATTCCCGTCACCAAATGTTTGTGCCCTTCCGTATAGTTTGCCGGTTCAGACGAATGTAATTGCTTCAGCCTCAGGATTTGTGGATGCTTCCTGCTTTGGTCAGCCCACCGGTCAGGCAACGATAACAGTGCTTTCGGGTGGCACAGCGCCATTTGAATATTCTATTGATGCCGGGGTAAACTGGAATGTGTTCACCTCACCTCATCTCATTACAGATCTTCCACCTAATGGAACCTACTCAATTTTAGTGCGTGATGATGCAAGTGATCTTTGCCCGGCTTCCGTTCTGGTTACCATAAACAATCTTAATCCGCAGATTCTTCAGGATTTTTCAGTTACACAGGCAACCTGTAACAATAACGATGGTGCGATAACACTGGTTGGTGCACCATCCGGTGGTACAGGCGCTCCATACACCTACCTGCTAAACGGAATCCCTACGGTGCCATCAGGAGGAATTTTTGGGGGTTTGAGTGCGGGGTCGTATACCCTGAGTGTTGTTGATAACTCCGGGTGCCAGCGCGACTTTCCGGTAACTATTACATTCCCCGGATTCATCAGCACGTCAGCGGTTTCCATCACGCCACCCGATTGTATATCGAACGGAGCTAACGGAAGTATTTCGTTTACCATTTTTGATATCGGCACGTTTGAATTTGCCATAACAACCGATCCGCTTTATGTTCCGGTGGCCAGCGACTACCTGCCGACAGGCGGACCGTTTGTGGTTATTCCAAACCTTCCCAACGGTACGTACTTTGTATGGCTGCGGTCGGCCGGTTCACAATGTCCTACCCGGTTAGGCCCGATTGATGTAGTGGGTGTATTTACAGTAAGCTTTACCAGCCTGGCAACGGACGAAATCTGTTTTGGCGATGGCGGTACTATTGTGCTGAACAATATAACCGGTGCCTCGGGGCTTGACTATACCTATGAATTGGTTTCAGGCGGAGTACCAACCGTTAGTCCGATTACGTTCCTGGAGTCGCTGGGGCCTTATACCATCTCGGGATTAGCTCCGGGTAACTACCAAATCCGCTTGTCGCAAGACCAAACGGTATTAAATGGTTGTGTGGCAACCACAGCATTCCAGTCGTTTACAGTTGTCGGACCGGCTGCGTCACTT